The following proteins are co-located in the Manihot esculenta cultivar AM560-2 chromosome 9, M.esculenta_v8, whole genome shotgun sequence genome:
- the LOC110622654 gene encoding sugar transporter ERD6-like 5, translating to MGRESIEEGELSSPLLLNDRSQIRGRDDANVGGDGQSGGSSATTALVISTLVSVSGSYVFGSAVGYSSPTQAGITHDLDLSLAEYSVFGSIITIGAMIGSLMSGRIADYIGRRGVIGFSEIFCIVGWLAIAFSKSSWWLGIGRLLVGYGIGLLAYVVPIYIAEITPKNIRGGFTTLHQLMICCGASVMFLIGAFVSWRILALIGTFPCLVQLLGLFFIPESPRWLAKIGRWKDCEAALQHFRGDSVDISDEAAEIRDYTETLQQHSEATIFELFKRKYVYSLIVGVGLMVLQQFGGVNGIAFYASSIFVSAGFSGSVGTIAMAVVQIPMTALGVVLMDISGRRPLLMISAAGTCLGCFFVAMSFLSQSLHKWIEFSPFLALMGVLMYIGSFSLGMGGVPWVIMSEVFPINMKGSAGSLVTVVGWLCSGIISYAFNFLMNWSSAGTFFIFSSVCGLTVLFVAKLVPETKGRTLEEIQASMNSFSSK from the exons ATGGGCAGAGAAAGCATAGAAGAAGGAGAATTATCAAGCCCTCTGCTTCTCAATGATAGATCTCAGATACGTGGAAGAGATGATGCCAATGTTGGTGGAGATGGGCAGAGTGGAGGTTCTTCAGCAACTACTGCGTTGGTGATTAGCACCCTGGTTTCTGTCTCTGGTTCATATGTTTTTGGCTCTGCT GTAGGGTATTCATCACCCACTCAGGCTGGGATAACGCACGACCTGGATCTTTCTCTGGCTGAG TACTCGGTATTTGGTTCTATAATAACAATTGGGGCAATGATAGGCTCATTAATGAGTGGGAGAATAGCAGATTACATTGGTCGAAGAGGT GTAATAGGATTTTCAGAAATATTCTGCATTGTAGGATGGCTTGCAATAGCGTTCTCAAAG TCTTCTTGGTGGCTTGGTATTGGAAGACTGTTGGTAGGATATGGGATTGGGCTTCTTGCTTATGTG GTGCCTATTTACATAGCTGAGATTACACCCAAGAATATACGAGGAGGATTCACAACATTGCATCAG TTGATGATATGTTGTGGTGCTTCAGTGATGTTTCTTATTGGAGCTTTTGTGTCCTGGCGAATTTTGGCTCTGATCG GGACTTTTCCATGTCTAGTTCAACTGCTTGGGCTATTCTTCATTCCAGAATCTCCCAGATGGTTG GCAAAGATTGGACGATGGAAAGATTGTGAAGCCGCTCTGCAGCATTTTAGAGGGGATAGTGTTGATATTTCTGATGAAGCAGCTGAGATTAGA GATTACACAGAAACCCTTCAACAACATTCTGAAGCTACCATATTTGAATTGTTCAAAAGGAAATATGTGTATTCTCTCATT GTTGGAGTGGGCCTCATGGTACTGCAACAATTTGGAGGGGTCAATGGCATTGCATTTTATGCAAGTTCTATATTTGTATCAGCTG GTTTCTCTGGTAGTGTTGGAACTATTGCAATGGCTGTTGTCCAG ATTCCAATGACAGCACTGGGAGTAGTCTTGATGGATATATCTGGGCGAAGACCGCTTCTGATG ATTTCTGCAGCAGGAACATGCTTGGGTTGCTTCTTTGTAGCCATGTCATTTCTATCACAG AGCCTTCATAAATGGATAGAGTTCTCTCCCTTTTTGGCACTTATGGGTGTACTG ATGTATATAGGATCGTTCTCACTAGGCATGGGAGGAGTTCCTTGGGTTATAATGTCTGAG GTATTTCCAATAAACATGAAGGGCTCAGCTGGAAGTCTTGTGACAGTAGTTGGCTGGTTATGTTCTGGGATTATCTCCTATGCTTTTAACTTCCTGATGAATTGGAGTTCAGCAG GAACATTCTTCATATTCTCAAGTGTTTGTGGCCTAACTGTTCTGTTTGTTGCAAAGCTGGTGCCAGAGACCAAGGGACGAACATTGGAAGAAATACAAGCATCCATGAACTCGTTTTCGTCGAAATGA
- the LOC110622653 gene encoding sugar transporter ERD6-like 5, which produces MGRENIEEGELSSPLVLDNRSQIRGRDDASVGGDEQGGGSSVTTVVVISTLVAVAGSYVFGSAVGYSSPTQSGIMDDLGLSVAEYSLFGSILTIGAMVGAIMSGRIADYTGRRGLMGFSEIFCIIGWLAIVFSKASWWLDVGRLLVGYGIGLLAYVVPIYIAEITPKDIRGAFTTVHQLMICCGASAMYLIGAFVPWRILALIGTIPCLFQLLGLFFIPESPRWLAKIGRWKECEAALQRLRGENADISDEAAEIKDYTEALQQHSESNIFELFQWKYAHSLIVGVGLMVLQQFGGVNGIAFYASSIFESAGFSGSVGTISMVVVQVPMTALGVVLMDISGRRPLLMISAAGTCLGCFLVALSFLSQDLHKWLEFSPFLALIGVLTYTGSFSLGMGGIPWVIMSEVFPINMKGTAGSLVTVVNWLGSWIISYAFNFLMSWSSSGTFFIFSSICGLTVLFVSKLVPETKGRTLEEIQASMNPFSAK; this is translated from the exons ATGGGCAGGGAAAACATAGAAGAAGGAGAATTATCAAGCCCTCTGGTTCTCGATAATAGATCTCAGATTCGTGGAAGAGATGATGCTAGTGTTGGTGGAGATGAGCAGGGTGGAGGTTCTTCAGTAACAACTGTGGTGGTGATAAGCACCCTCGTTGCTGTCGCTGGTTCATATGTTTTTGGCTCAGCT GTAGGATATTCATCACCCACACAATCTGGAATCATGGATGACCTCGGTCTCTCTGTGGCAGAG TACTCACTATTTGGTTCTATATTAACAATCGGGGCAATGGTAGGCGCAATAATGAGTGGGAGGATTGCAGATTACACTGGTCGAAGAGGC CTAATGGGCTTTTCAGAAATATTCTGCATCATAGGATGGCTTGCAATAGTATTCTCAAAG GCTTCTTGGTGGCTTGATGTTGGAAGACTCTTGGTAGGATATGGGATTGGGCTGCTTGCTTATGTG GTACCTATTTACATAGCTGAGATTACACCCAAGGACATTCGAGGAGCATTCACCACGGTGCACCAG TTGATGATATGTTGTGGTGCTTCGGCAATGTATCTTATTGGAGCTTTTGTGCCCTGGAGAATTTTGGCACTGATTG GAACTATTCCATGTCTTTTTCAACTGCTTGGACTATTCTTCATTCCAGAATCTCCTAGATGGTTG GCAAAGATTGGACGATGGAAAGAGTGTGAAGCTGCTCTGCAGCGTCTTAGAGGGGAGAATGCTGATATTTCTGATGAAGCAGCTGAGATTAAA GATTACACAGAAGCCCTTCAACAGCATTCTGAATCTAACATATTTGAATTGTTCCAATGGAAATATGCTCATTCACTCATT GTTGGAGTGGGCCTGATGGTGCTGCAACAATTTGGAGGGGTCAATGGCATTGCATTTTATGCAAGTTCTATATTTGAATCAGCTG GTTTCTCTGGTAGTGTTGGGACTATTTCAATGGTTGTTGTCCAG GTTCCAATGACAGCACTGGGAGTAGTCTTGATGGATATATCCGGGAGAAGACCACTTCTGATG ATCTCTGCAGCTGGAACTTGCTTAGGTTGCTTTCTTGTAGCACTTTCATTTTTGTCACAG GACCTTCACAAATGGCTGGAGTTCTCTCCCTTTTTGGCACTTATTGGCGTACTG ACTTATACAGGATCATTCTCACTAGGCATGGGAGGAATTCCTTGGGTTATAATGTCCGAG GTATTTCCTATAAACATGAAGGGCACTGCTGGAAGTCTAGTGACAGTAGTTAACTGGTTAGGTTCTTGGATTATCTCCTATGCTTTTAACTTCCTAATGAGCTGGAGTTCATCAG GGACATTCTTCATATTCTCAAGCATATGTGGTTTAACTGTTCTGTTCGTCTCGAAGCTGGTGCCAGAGACCAAGGGACGAACATTGGAAGAAATACAAGCATCCATGAATCCATTTTCAGCAAAGTGA
- the LOC110622215 gene encoding sugar transporter ESL1 has protein sequence MGGACIEEGLPITTTTTPLLLNSKLSYSSDHEAGSSFNSNAESTDSSITPVLVLSTFVAVCGSFCYGCAVGYSSPAESGIIQDLGLSVASYSVFGSIMTIGGMIGAIISGKIADFIGWKRTMFLSELFCTPGWLAIAFAKDALWLDIGRLLIGFGIGLLTYVVPVYVAEITPKNLRGRFTAASQMLTSCGFALSYCVGNIISWRTLSLICAIPCVLQLVGLFFIPESPRWLAKHGREKEFELALQRLRGKNADISEEAMDIKVMTETFESESHSRSRLDLFQRRYYFSIIVGVGLMLLQQLGGNSGVVYYSSTIFTEAGFSTIIGNTSLAVVLMMSAMVSLLLMDVFGRRTLLMVSSAGTCLFLCLVGLSFFFKEHGYFEELTPYMAFVGLLGYLGAFGMGISGIPWVIMSEIFPVNVKASAGSLVTLTNWSCSWLMSYTFNFMLEWSPAGTFFIFASICGFTVVFVWKLVPETKGRTLEEIHARIAYRG, from the exons ATGGGAGGAGCTTGCATAGAAGAAGGCCTACCTATCACCACCACCACAACTCCTTTGCTTCTTAATTCAAAGTTGTCTTATTCAAGTGATCATGAAGCTGGAAGTTCCTTCAACTCTAACGCTGAATCCACTGATTCTTCCATAACTCCTGTTCTTGTTCTCAGCACCTTCGTCGCCGTTTGTGGCTCCTTCTGCTATGGCTGTGCT GTTGGTTATTCGTCGCCTGCTGAATCTGGAATCATACAAGACTTAGGCCTCTCGGTGGCGTCG TACTCAGTGTTTGGGTCCATAATGACGATTGGAGGAATGATAGGTGCCATTATAAGTGGGAAGATTGCAGATTTCATTGGCTGGAAAAGG ACAATGTTCTTGTCAGAATTATTCTGCACGCCAGGGTGGCTTGCTATAGCCTTTGCCAAG GATGCTTTGTGGCTGGATATTGGAAGACTGTTGATTGGATTTGGAATAGGACTTCTTACTTATGTG GTGCCAGTATACGTGGCAGAAATCACACCCAAGAATCTTCGAGGTCGATTTACAGCAGCCAGCCAG ATGTTGACTAGCTGTGGCTTTGCACTGTCCTACTGTGTTGGGAATATTATTTCTTGGCGCACCTTGTCTCTCATTT GTGCTATTCCATGCGTTTTGCAGCTTGTGGGTTTATTCTTCATTCCAGAGTCTCCTAGATGGCTG GCGAAGCATGGAAGAGAAAAAGAATTTGAATTGGCTTTGCAACGTCTTAGGGGAAAGAATGCAGATATTTCAGAAGAAGCAATGGATATAAAG GTTATGACAGAAACCTTTGAAAGCGAATCACATAGCAGAAGTAGACTTGACTTGTTCCAACGcagatattatttttcaatcatC GTTGGAGTAGGGTTAATGTTACTACAACAACTCGGAGGGAACAGCGGCGTCGTATATTATTCCAGCACCATATTTACTGAAGCTG GTTTTTCTACTATTATAGGAAACACATCGTTAGCTGTTGTATTG ATGATGTCAGCTATGGTGAGCCTTCTGTTAATGGATGTATTTGGAAGACGAACACTTCTGATG GTTTCTTCAGCTGGAACATGCTTGTTCTTATGCCTAGTTGGATTATCATTCTTCTTCAAG GAACATGGCTATTTTGAGGAGCTCACTCCATATATGGCATTTGTAGGCTTACtg GGTTatcttggagcttttggaatgGGCATATCAGGAATACCATGGGTTATCATGTCAGAG ATATTTCCTGTCAATGTAAAGGCCTCAGCTGGAAGTCTAGTTACCCTAACCAATTGGTCTTGTTCTTGGCTAATGTCCTACACATTCAACTTTATGCTTGAATGGAGCCCAGCag GAACATTCTTCATCTTTGCGAGTATCTGTGGTTTCACTGTTGTATTTGTTTGGAAGTTGGTGCCAGAAACCAAGGGACGAACATTGGAAGAAATACATGCAAGAATTGCTTATAGAGGATAA
- the LOC110623337 gene encoding protein DMP10, which translates to MSKAGTKTAATAAANLANLLPTGTVLIFQALVPSFSNNGDCVVANKYLTLPLIACCSLVCFFSSFTDSFIGHHDSKLYYGIATFEGIYLFNDCDCNDGNGEEELDHNQRAKYRITVIDFVHAFASLTVFLVFALCSSYVQDCFFPKAGANEKQLIINLPLGVGILSSFLFMIFPTKRRGIGYGDIRCF; encoded by the coding sequence ATGTCAAAAGCTGGCACTAAGACTGCAGCAACTGCAGCAGCCAATCTTGCAAACCTTCTGCCAACAGGAACAGTGCTTATATTTCAAGCCCTTGTACCTTCTTTCTCAAATAATGGCGACTGTGTTGTAGCCAACAAATATCTTACCTTACCTCTGATTGCTTGCTGTTCTCTAGTttgcttcttctcctccttcacTGATAGTTTCATTGGCCATCATGACAGCAAGCTTTATTATGGTATTGCCACCTTTGAAGGAATATATTTATTCAATGATTGTGATTGTAACGATGGGAATGGAGAGGAAGAACTTGATCATAACCAGAGGGCTAAGTACAGAATCACTGTGATAGATTTTGTGCATGCCTTTGCATCGTTAACTGTGTTCTTGGTTTTTGCTCTCTGTAGCTCTTATGTGCAAGATTGTTTCTTTCCTAAAGCGGGAGCTAATGAGAAACAACTGATCATAAATTTGCCATTAGGAGTTGGGATTTTGAGCAGCTTTTTGTTCATGATATTTCCCACTAAACGTAGAGGAATTGGCTATGGAGACATCCGATGCTTTTAG